TCACATCGCTTATGGCACAGACCATCTCTGCAGGTCATTCGGCCTTGACTTTCAAGCCGTTTGTTAGGGCTCACTCAATATTTAACAATGTTTACATTAAATCCACTCCTTTTGTATTCATTTTGGAGCAGAAGCATGAAAACCTGAAGCTCGCCATTGACAATACATGCTATTAATGCACCGTTTAACTTTCCCTATGTCATTGTCTGCACAAAAGTAGGCTTTTGAAGACAGAAAATCGCAGTGAAGCAGATACCTGTGGATATTTCCTCCAACGTGACGTGTTTAGCATGCGCTCACAGCAGACGGCGATGGCGCATTAGCATGCCTGTGGTGTTGTGAGTCTGGCCTGCCTGCTGCCCGCCTCTGGGCAATTAACTTTAATGACAGACAGGCTGGAGGGCTTTCAGAAGGTGCATCGGATAAGTTGATACAGATGCATAAAGACTGCCACTCTATCTATCATCTCATATCTGTTCACTAGGGATCTCATCTCTCCCagcctgtgttgttttttttttctcccagccCAGATAGAAACCCATTCATCTCCGCCAGAAGTGTATTTGAATGTGAATGGCGGCTCGCGATTGGCTTAGAGAACGTGCTTGGGGAATTTCTGCATTGTCTCTTAAGAGGAGGGTTTAAGTCGGAGCATGACGGAACATAACAAGAGACACAATTTATTCCCGGGCACGGCTGGCACTTGGACAGGGAGATAATGAAGAGCATAGGTCACCGCAGATGACTTTAAAGCCACGCCGCCCGGgctgaaatgtattaaatattgcgAGCGTTATGTGCCGCTGCTGTCTGAGGAAATGATATGAGGGGCTGTTAGTCAGAGCGGGGAGGCAATTAGCAAGCGGCCGGCGTTTGAAATCACAGCATATCAGACTCATACTGATCACTGACATTAGAAAAAGCCAGCTGAGAGAAATGGGCCTGATAATTCCCCCTTTCAGCCCCTTGTGATGTTTACTCAATATTAATAACTCTGCCGTGTTAGCGCAACTTACTGCCTGTCCAATTTATAGGGTGGTCGGTTAGTTTAAGTTTGTTTTGAAACGTGGTTATACCAgcttgatctcatgagaaaactcaagtattttacgtttttagagttgccaactatttccaatgaaaagtagctaaagcctgtctgaaaagtagctaaatgttgccagatgacgtCATGCACTAATTTTCATATCAGTGACGTCATCACGTAGTATTTGAAAAGCTTAAGCCCGTCATCTCTACTTTCTGAGGcgctgtgtattatattatattatattaaaacattacatccacatgcacaataaataggttcttattaacatattactggATAACATATTGATGACATCATTgcgtaatcgcaactcaaaactaTATCTTTATGttgtatacaaaataattaatgttttctcaaattgactggccatatcagcaaaacattatttgaaatatgtcaaTTTAGATTTGTACgaaaaatatagttgactatttgtaaaatacaaacactttttgataagaattttttatttttaaatataacactgataatggACAGgtacattcttttaaacaatcacagcttgtgtacttactctATTTAACTTGTGAAAtcaacacatttgtgaaagtgacaacaattatgGCACTATTGGAgtttattgctacctaaattaccaacaattatacatgtaaACAAATATCAGTAAACTAACAGTTATGAAAAGCAATCTAAGCTAGCAATTTAACTTGAATGTGATATATGAGCGAATATATgttgagtgaagcctgcagccactgctcttttgagtcacttttttaaaattgctaaaagtagccaaatgaatgttaaaaatggctaaatttgttgctaggtgctttttgaaaaaaagttgtcagggtagtatgaaaagttcctaaatctagcaacaaaattgctaagttaGCAATACTGCACGTTTTGacagattagtggctaattcgtaagaatttgtacgagttcagtcgtacaaaaatgtacgattttaaaaaggaggcgtggcacccaaccccacccctaaacccaaccgtcattgggtgatgagcaaatcgtactatattgtacgaattagattgtacgaattgatacgaatttgccactaaataaaaaatttcgtaaatttgttgctaggtgctttttgaaaaaaaaagttgctagggtagtatgaaaagttactaaatctagcaacaaaattgctaagttggcaacactgttttgtccgtttagtggctaaatcgtatgaatttgtacgagttcagtcgtacaaaaatgtacgattttaaaaaggaggcgtggcacccaaccccacccctaaacccaaccgtcattgggtgatgagcaaatcgtactatattgtacgaattagatcatacgaattgatacgaattagccactaaatcaaaaaatcgTGAGATTTTGTTGGGTTATACAGCTCAAACTTACAGTCATCTTTAGTGAAGCAGTTCGAAACGACTAACAACCAGCTTTAGGCTGCTTGAAACAAGTGTGTATACAGGACAGGATATGCTCTTGATTTCATTCCCTTTGATGTATATTCAAGACAGTGTAGTAAACTaaacccaaaaaaacaaaaacagtataaCATTTTATTGCTAATCTTGCATTGGCAGCTAactgaaatgattttaaaaaagtttaaaccCTAACTGACTAAAACTTAAATTATTGAACTCTagtcaaactaaaataaacttgagctacatataaaatatgaactaacaatattaaaaacaaataaaatcacattagGAAATGTTAAGCCCTTACCCTAAGCTAATAAGCTAAAGTTAAGCTCAAATTAAAGGTAACGATTTAAAATAATGGTACGTTAGATAGTGTTAGTTAATGTAGTTAATAACATGAACTATGTATGAACAATCTTTTATAGCATTTATTACACATagctcaacatttactaatacattgtAATAAAAACCAacttgttaacatcagttaatgcactgtgagttaacataaactaacaatgaacaattgtattttcattaattaatgttagcaaagatgaataaatactgtaataaatgtattaattattgtttgttcatgttagtaaatgcattaataacatgaactaatggatcattttttttaatgttaccaaattaactaataaaaatgaaaaagtcacataataaaattatcaaaacataaactaaaactaaaaactttatgaaaaagatgtaaataaaaataccaaacattatttaatgctaTAATGATAAAGAAATACATACACACTGGTTTAATTTGATTCACTTCGATTTGATTCAAAATGAAAGAAATGCTCTCTCATCAATCCAGTGTTTCAGACTGTAAAACTCACAAGTAAACCTAAAGCAAACTAGAAAGTTTGGtttgttttaaatagtttgacTCCTAAGCCTAGTCTCAGTGTTGCTCTTTACACTTTAGTACAGGCAGATCTTTCTGAATACACTCTAAAAGAATCAGCTCATTTGTTTTGGAAATCTGTTTCCACAGGTTGTATTGGATGCTTCTGATTCATTAAAGTAACTTACTTCTAAGCATCATGTATTTATTAATCAGACCTCCCTGGTAGCACAGTATGTATTTGATTGACTAAACACCACAGCCTAAGTGAGAGTCATTTCTTTGTGAATCTCACTCTGCTGGACATTTTGCCAAACCAAATGCTCTGCAGCATAAAATCCACGTAATAAATGCATGTCTTCATTGTTGTGTGTTTGCCAGGTGATCACCCGTTTGAGTGTGAGTTCTGCGGGAGCTGTTTTCGTGACGAGAGCACACTGAAGGGTCACAAGCGCATCCACACCGGAGAAAAGCCTTATGAATGTAACGGCTGCGGCAAGAAGTTCAGCCTCAAGCACCAGCTGGAGACTCACTACCGCGTCCACACAGGTCAGACACATCTGTTCCAGCATTTCTCCTCATCTGCTCTACAAACACTTCACGCTAATGGAAGCACACAGCTTAATAGACACACACCACGCCGGAGATATTTAATCCAGCACTCTTGCTCCTGGCAAATAAgatatcataaaataaaacaaaggccTCTCCAAATGAGTTGTCTTACAGTATAAGGCCACCGCTTTAAGCTAAATTTGGAcattttcagaaacatgctagATTCAATCTTGTGCATCAGTATAAacagtatttcaagagttcccacttagatatgcttggcgtataaaacaggtttggcatgcttttcccgggagagaaccctgagctcggagatatttgagcccagggctcccgcccggtcgataagcatatcaggagatccgagatcaggtaggtctcgagagctccccctttagaaaagggaggaaaaggaggagatggggtggaaggggggattcttccaaacgaagatagaaacagtagggagaaaatgatccatttatagtaaactaggatcactctgattggattattactgattacagaagagtggccagacgtgctcaatcatatcacgtgctcctctcgaaattagtttatgaaacttcacttatcattttcatttcattttttgtgaTCATTTTGCTTTAAATGCAGTgtatacatattcattcattcattcatttattttattttcggcttagcccctttattaatcaggggtcaccacagcagaatgaaccgccaacttatccagcggatgcccttctagctgcaacccatcgctgagaaacatccatacaccctcattcacacacatacactatggacaattttagcgtacctaattcaccaatagcgcatgtctttggacttgtgggatacccggagaaaacccacgcgaatacggggagaacatgcaaactccacacagaaatgccaactgactcagccggggctcaaaccagctaccttcttgctgtcaggcgattgtgctacccactgcgccaccgtgctgccctggcaaaaatatattgtattttaattatgtgCATGTATTTCTGATAGTTATCAGAGTTTGTTTTGTATGTACTGttttcagcataattgagtacaccccattttgataatgattatatttatccatttctcagtgaatataggcaatgtgttttggtgcatttaaacaaaacagatttattaaacagatatatttattaaaataatattttagtcaccactCACATCAAGTTGAAAGATAGTACAATAAAATTTACGCTaaatattacaacaaaaaaattacaacctacaaagtttcaactaaattattttgcttttttaatatttgtgtttaatatttttctaaaacatataaatttgggtgtactggtttttggaccgttatcataagataactcgttattttgttagataagctccagatttggcttcagtactgactaacctaatgtatatgcacaaatataatattgcatagctagatagatttgtgaggggtgtacttatatatgctgagcactgtatatactgagaatattgtgtgtgtgagtggtatTTTGATTgccatatatattttaaatatagttcaaatgaattaaaataaatattacttttgGTCATTGACCTTTTGCTGGACTGTAATAATCCAccttaattagttttgtttttaatatatggaaaatactacattttattgattttgatttttaaaaacccTTCATTGTATAgacaaactcattttaaatagtgaaaataCATATGTTTTTGTAGTAATCCTCACACCATATCCTGACTATATGGATTGCAATTGTTTCTATTTCAGCCACATTgaggctgaacaacagcataaactactgaGTCAATGATCACCTCAGATGCAGTTTAATGAATGAGTGCCTTTTTTACGTGACAAATCcacatactgaaagcagcagcatttAGTTTACCTCAAATCTTGgaaataaaattcattcattcatttattttccttcagcttagtctatttcaggggtcgccacagcggaatgaaccgccaactattctagcatttgttttacacaggaGATGTCTTTCCAACTGcagcccagtattgggaaacacccatacacactcattcacacacacacacccatacattaCAGACAGACtactatggcgcatgtctttggactgtggcggaaaccggagcacctggaggaaacccacacaaacatggagagaacatgcaaactccacacagaaatgctaactggcccagcctggtCTCAACCGgcggccttcttgctgtcaagcgacaatgctaaccactgagccaccgtgtcaccttggAAATAAAATACCTGTCATAAATATAGTATATACATAAAAATTAGAACTGTACTCAACGTCATCAGTCACTCACcatatacttttaataatgttaaagagatttaatattTACTAGTTTCTATTATAAACCTGTCCGTTTGGTTATGAGTGCAGTGAACTCTTATGCACTTCTGAAAAGCTCTGGTATTTACATGTTTCTTTACAAGCCAAACTGCTTGTCTCTGGAATCTCGTTGTGTTGTTAGGGCACAGTGTCAGGTGTAATGCTGGAAAATCAGTGACAGTGTACCTTAAATGATACTTTTACTATGACTTCTTTGAGGACAAAGACATGTAACTGATTTAATAGACACACAAGTGTGAAACATCTTGTATGTGTTTTGTTCTGTCGTGGACTCGACACAGTGGCATATTAAATCACTGACTTGTGCTGGAATTACAAGCTGATTGCTGCTGCTCTCTGACCCTCAATAAGGCAGCTGCTAAAGCAGGCCTATCAGGTGCCTGTCAAATAATTGCTGTCTTTGTGTCAAGCGGGGCTTCACCACGAGACCGGGCAGGTGAAGATAACAAGAGCAGAAACTCTCAGCCGAAAGGCCACTGCTCCTTCACACGAGCAGCCGGAGAATCACTGACATTTACACTTGCTGTCAATGGCGGATCAATACTCAGTTTGCTGTGCCCGGTGGCAGGCTGAACATCCACAGCTGTCGTTCGCGTCCCGGACAGCAGGTGGCAGCGTAACTTCATCTGAGAACAGACCTGTTGAACATCATCATGAGCTGTCATATTCATTTCTggacagaagtttttttttcactcacttatttttcaaaatgtttttaattaggtTTTTGAATGTAAAGagttatttttacaaatattatagattattatttaaattaaagtatattattttctattttaatttctatttacTTTTGATTTCTATTAAAATAGATCaaatagattattttatttaaaatatcaaaattataTTGTTACGTCTCGTTGTTTGAgaattattcaattaatttgtgtgtttgtttgttcaacGTTTTCAACATAAGgaatagtaaataaaaaacaaccctTTTTAATAATTAGGCTTAGTAATGAACCCTTTTCTTAATTATAATGTCATATCATAGGTACTATGCATTTAATTCACAGTGTTTATTGCATTTCTATGCATTTAGAAATGATTAGTTTTAGTATCACTAATAAAACTATATTAGTGTTTTCATTAATATATAACTTATTTTGTttgtatggattttttttattcattcattcattttcctttaacttAGTTCCTtattatcagaggtcgccacaaatGAACCctcaaatattccagcatatgttttacgcagtgaatgccatttgagccgcaacccagtactaggaaacacccatactctctcatattcacacacactaacacacacacacacacacacacactttggccaatttagctcatccaattcacctaaacctgcatgtctttggactgtgggggaaaccggaggaaacccacgcgaacatggagagaacatgcaaactccacatagaaatgccaactgaccttctTTTAGGTTTCTATTTTAGTATTTACcgttaatcttaaaaaaaaaaagaaaaactaaatgagAAATATTGCCTTGGTACCAGGAtgaaattttttatattaattgagtcattcattttattttgtgtcaCTTTTTCAATTAACGATAATAACCCTGAAAAGAATTTCCAAATCCAGTCCTTATCCATCACAATATGGGAGCAATACGAGTTCTGATTCCCAATTCATGCTTGCTTCAATGAAGACAGCTGTTTCCGTCATTTGCACTTGATTGCCTTTCTGAAGCGTCCTGTACTGGTTCTCCACAGGTGAGAAGCCGTTTGAGTGCAAGCTGTGCCACCAGCGCTCGCGGGACTACTCTGCCATGATCAAACACCTGCGCACCCACAACGGCGCATCGCCCTACCAGTGCACCATCTGCCAGGAATACTGCCCCAGCCTCTCGTCCATGCAGAAGCACATGAAGGCCCACAAGCCTGAGGACGTGCCTCCAGACTGGAGGATAGAGAAGACCTACCTGTACCTCTGCTACGTGTGAAACAGACCCGCGAAAAGGAAAGCGCCCAAAGACTTCTCACCCAAAGGTTAGCTTTTGGTCCAGGCCAAAGACGGTGAGGGCGCGAGGTCAGACTGAAGAAATGTCATGTGGAATTGTTGACCTTTTGTTTGTGACATGCATTCGTGCACATTTTTGTAGGATGTAACTGCACTCACAAATGtttatgaaatgtaaatgtgATAAAGCGATGTGAATTTACGGAAAGTGTTAGTACAGTCCACCACTATGACAAGAATCTGCATTCCACCCATCTTCgcatttgttttattcagataAGGATTCCGTCGATTTTTCTCCATGGATGAAAATCATAAGCCATAGATTTATTTAAGATCCCATGAAATCGATGTGTTTAGAGGAGGAGGCTTATTGTAGGGATCATCCAATAGGCTTTAGTTACTGTAGAAATGCATTGCATCATCATGTGTGACTCTGGACCACGAAACCTGACTAAACTGAGATCATCTGAAagctataaataaataagcttttcgtTGATGTATGTTTTGTTAAGACAGAACAATATTTAGCTGATGCACAACTGTTTGAAAATctgaatctgagggttcaaaaaagataaatatagaAAAACATCGCCTTAAAAGCCCTTAGAAAGACATAATACTCACCAAAAATGAAGTTTTGATTTATTCTCAGTAGGAattgtacaaaatatcttcatgtaatatgatctttacttaatattttaatgactTTTAGCATTcagtcattttgacccatacactGTGTTTTTGGTTATTGCCAAAACTATACCTGTCCAAGATAaggctggttttgtggtctagggtcctatatttgttttattcaaataaGGATTCCTGCACTTTTTTTCATGGATGTACATTATAAGCCATTGACTTTTTAAAACCCCATGAAATCACTCATTTAGAGGCGGGGCTTATTGTAGAGATCATCCAATAGGCTTtagttactgtaaaaaaaaacattgcatcaAATAAGGATTCCTGCACTTTTTCTCCATGGATGAAAATGATTAAGGCGTAGATTTTTCAAAACTCCATGAAATCACTCGTGTTATTGTAGAGATCATCCAATAGGCTTTAGTCGCATCATAAATATGATGTTAAACGTGAAAAGTCAGCGTTTAAGGGCATCAAAGCTAACAGAAGTAGGCTCAAAGCCTTACATTTAGATTTCATGGGAAATTAACAGGCTGTTTTGAGTCTAATAAAACATGGACCAAAGCTTAAAACTCAAACACGATGAAGCTAAACACATTAGAGAATGAAATTATGCCCTCAGTTGCTCACTTAAGTTCATTATTAGGCTCTCTAGTCCTCaaatttcatgatttttttttaaacatgaggAAATGCACAGAGCAGGACCCATTAGTCATTTTCTTTAAAGCGTAATAAAGTGCTTAACAAAACAGCTTTTCTCAGAGGTACATCCAAATTGTGCTGCCAAGCAACTGTAGTGGATGTTCAGGGACATTTATTCAACCTTAAATGActacactgtgcactttcagagtTTCAGAGGCCCTTTTTGTGCTTTTCAGCACCACGTTCAGCATTTAGTTCATTCAGACAAAGCCAGAGAGGTGAATCTGTGTGATTTGCGATTTCTTTCAGGCGCTTTAACACCAAATAATACAGTATGTGATTTCATTTTACATTCACATGGTAACATTTAGCAACTGCAGGTATTTTAGTCTAATGAGTTTACATCACACTCATAAATCAAGTTAGGAAttaaaaagagattattttttacaatttaaaaatgcagtaaatgttTCTGCAGTCTTCTGCTGAGGATACTTTGAGTTAGCTTACTATAGTTTATATTCTGTCATCTCTGTTCAGACGTTTTACTTGAATTGCCTACTTTTTTACCTCACATGCtagatttatttttgtacttttctttttctctcaTTTCCTGCTGAGCTGTTTTTAAAAGCTGTTCAGTGCAACTGAATTAATCATGTCATCAGACCCACACGGAATCCTGCAGATTTAAGTATGGAACAGACATTTGTAATATGATAAATCAACACCTTATGTGTTTGGATTAATTGGTAAATGATTACTTATGAAAAAGATTGTGGTACTtttcatttaaagcatttaaaaatgttcaaatgtttaTGTCTATTCTGCAATACTAAAAGTATTCTCTAGAAATAGAGTAAAGGTGTGGTCACTATTGTTTAGTGAATTTCCATAGGCAAAATTCCAATATGCTCTCATTCTACAGTAGTTTGTAACTCTTTTACATTTTGATGAACTGGTGGCAGATTCTTACAATTTTTGCCGTCTCATTTTCAAGTTTTCATGCAGTCCTACACCCTTCTAACAGATAAATTACAGGGTGGACCTGCACAGCAGCATTTTTTAAGTATGAGATTCTTAGGTTCTTGGAATTCAGATTCTTTCAAAACAGTTACTTAttttgagattgtgttggagatCCAGTCAAGTCAATCGAAATCAGATGTTTTGAAAATTCAGCCAATGTGCAAATCTGTGAAAATCAAAAAGGCAACTACATTCAACACACTGACTAAATAAGCCAATTGTCTTATTTGTACACGTTTTTTTGCAAAGTTTTCTCTTGATCTGCTcatacatatatttttgtttacgGTTAGGTTTCAGGGTGATCCTTTGAATTTTGAAGTTTTCATATAATAGTACAAACTCTTTAAATTATGAAATGGTTTTTTATCtagagattgtgttggaaagccAGTCATTTCAGTGTGAATCAACTAGATTTGGAACATATAACCCATGCAAATTTGCCATGTTGACATGCTTTATGGTTTGAATGTGAATTGTGCTTCATTGCTACAGGATTGACAATTAAATGGACAATAGTTTGAAATTTTTCCACAGACAAAAACCCAACACTCTCTAATATCATTTTGAGACTCTTTAATGATTaggtggctaattcatacaaatttgtgCAGTCTCATTAATAAGTTTTTCATAAGAACTGCTCGTGCTCAATGACCAATAATAAGTGTAGCCAAAAagtcaaagaacaaaacaaagtGGAAAAAATTCACTGTACAAACTCAAACCTCctcataaaatagttatgttttcaTAAGATTATGCTGAAAATCCAGTCATTTCAGTGGGAATCAACGGGATTAGGGTTAGGGAAGAATTCAACTGACTCAGTTTGTGCGCACAAATAAAAATTGGTCATGCCGTGTACAGTACACTAAAAGAAAGCTGTATGAAAGTGAATTTTGTGTGCGCTGTGCCTTTGAATTATCTCTGAAATTTGCTAATGTGACCACATCTTAATTATGGATTCCATCTGGGTCTGAATATTATTCGGTAGCATTTTAGCATTAAGCTTAGTAGCAGCGTGCATATCCGCCTGTCGGCCACGTGTTTCAGGGCTACCTCTACTCTGCTCTCAGTTTTGCACTAAAGCAAAAGAACACTTTTTGTTTAGCTTGTAGCATTTGCATTTACACCCACTCATGTTTCCATTGGCTAAAAACAATCCCGGGTTTGTTCGTCATTATATTTACACTCCTTACAATGAAACGCGTTCAACCTGAAAGGGTAGGCGCATACATtctagatgatttttttttagcatagcATTGAGGAAAATATCGAGTTATTAGATACTTGAGGGGATAAACTTGAAACAATGTGAATAAagatgatcttttatgtgaaacGGTCGAGTTATT
This genomic interval from Danio aesculapii chromosome 15, fDanAes4.1, whole genome shotgun sequence contains the following:
- the LOC130242224 gene encoding zinc finger and BTB domain-containing protein 16-A-like; its protein translation is MAVFCLLCGKRFQTQKALQQHMEIHAGMRSYICSECERTFPSHTALKRHLRSHTGDHPFECEFCGSCFRDESTLKGHKRIHTGEKPYECNGCGKKFSLKHQLETHYRVHTGEKPFECKLCHQRSRDYSAMIKHLRTHNGASPYQCTICQEYCPSLSSMQKHMKAHKPEDVPPDWRIEKTYLYLCYV